One Thalassotalea sediminis DNA segment encodes these proteins:
- a CDS encoding LysR family transcriptional regulator, which produces MINSDDLRFFQMIASHTSLAATARAMNVTPPSITQRLQTIEQKLKLKLVERHARNITLTDEGILLADRAAIILAEMDDLNESLYSQRHEVAGCLKVLAPLGFGRDYIAPLLTEYQLQYQHMSVELELSDNPDWASKHSWDIIIYIGELRDSSLKMLTLSENRRFLCASPSYLEKYGAVNKPADLRHHHCLALRENAEDVTMWKFYNADANITESIRIQPKLACNDGQVIKQWALDGYGIMSRSEWDVAAEIKSGALVKLLSQYELPTANIVALLGTDQRSRSGRTTRFLELIKEKIGQKPWYQ; this is translated from the coding sequence ATGATTAATAGCGATGATCTGCGTTTTTTTCAAATGATCGCGAGCCACACCTCTTTGGCTGCCACAGCACGCGCGATGAATGTAACACCGCCGAGTATCACTCAACGTTTACAAACAATTGAGCAAAAGTTGAAACTAAAGCTAGTGGAGCGGCACGCTCGAAATATTACCTTGACTGACGAAGGGATATTGTTAGCGGATCGAGCGGCGATTATTCTTGCGGAAATGGATGATCTTAATGAGTCATTATATAGTCAACGTCATGAAGTAGCAGGCTGTTTAAAGGTTTTAGCGCCACTGGGATTTGGCCGTGATTACATCGCACCATTATTAACTGAGTACCAACTACAATATCAACATATGTCGGTAGAGCTTGAACTTTCTGACAATCCAGACTGGGCGAGCAAGCATTCTTGGGACATTATCATTTACATTGGTGAGTTACGGGATTCGTCACTAAAAATGCTAACACTCAGTGAAAACAGACGCTTTTTATGTGCCTCGCCAAGTTACCTTGAGAAATATGGTGCCGTAAATAAACCTGCCGATTTACGTCATCATCACTGCCTTGCGCTAAGAGAAAATGCTGAAGATGTAACAATGTGGAAGTTTTATAATGCAGATGCAAACATCACTGAATCAATTCGAATCCAACCTAAACTTGCTTGCAACGATGGACAAGTGATCAAACAATGGGCACTCGATGGCTACGGTATTATGTCTAGGTCTGAATGGGACGTTGCTGCTGAAATTAAAAGCGGTGCCTTAGTAAAATTACTGAGCCAATATGAATTACCAACGGCCAATATAGTCGCTTTATTAGGCACAGACCAACGTTCACGATCTGGTAGAACGACGCGGTTTTTAGAATTGATCAAAGAGAAAATAGGTCAGAAACCTTGGTACCAGTGA
- a CDS encoding S41 family peptidase, producing the protein MFKRLIIMLVVLNSSSLFATTLEQYHSMLQPSEVRKDIEQWLDFIDKTHPDLSYTTKDIDAFYQKVNQFKNSINKPISVREFWLEMMTYNSIISDGHVSLTPSKRKVLIDDYLKNDGTFFPFQVVFQDEQLLIKEKLNGQASNLAGHVITKINGIAIDTILSQLLKRTHGDSNNQRKALLASRFYFYYWLYFGEHKKFALEVNQGKHSVNSLTIDASNEVKSNEDSFDANFKFSVLDNKTALLTLNTFSWRKDEARVFKFLQSAFQTIKEQNLSHLIIDIRKNGGGDDNIWIKGILANIADKPWRTGSNYKAKVLAGREKEGQKAGDVVTGEISTIRQVQHDNPLMFNGKVSVLVGPYTYSSSILFMNVIQDYGFGELVGDKTGGKSGQTGGTQYLTLTHSNLLAVVPRFLLSRPKGGHNLERSTLDIQIDYDQTKPSELITKLLVQQ; encoded by the coding sequence ATGTTTAAAAGATTAATCATCATGTTAGTCGTGCTTAACTCTAGCAGCCTATTTGCGACAACACTTGAACAGTATCATTCGATGTTACAACCAAGCGAAGTAAGAAAAGATATTGAGCAATGGTTGGATTTTATTGATAAAACGCACCCTGATTTATCATACACAACCAAAGATATTGATGCTTTTTACCAAAAAGTTAACCAATTCAAAAACAGTATAAATAAGCCCATTTCTGTGCGAGAATTTTGGTTAGAAATGATGACCTACAATAGCATTATTTCTGATGGGCATGTCTCGCTAACCCCTTCTAAAAGAAAAGTATTGATCGATGACTACTTAAAAAATGATGGCACTTTTTTTCCATTTCAGGTGGTTTTTCAAGATGAACAATTGCTCATTAAGGAAAAACTAAATGGTCAAGCGTCAAACTTGGCTGGCCATGTGATCACCAAAATAAATGGCATTGCCATTGATACGATACTATCGCAATTACTTAAGCGAACTCATGGAGATAGCAACAATCAACGAAAGGCTCTACTTGCCTCTAGATTTTATTTCTACTACTGGCTGTATTTTGGTGAACACAAAAAGTTCGCACTAGAGGTTAACCAAGGTAAACATAGCGTAAATAGCCTCACCATTGACGCTAGTAATGAAGTTAAAAGCAATGAAGATAGTTTTGACGCTAACTTTAAATTTAGCGTGTTAGACAATAAAACGGCCCTGCTTACGCTTAATACCTTCAGTTGGAGGAAAGATGAAGCAAGAGTATTTAAATTTTTGCAATCAGCATTTCAAACAATTAAAGAACAAAACCTAAGCCACTTAATTATTGATATCAGAAAAAACGGCGGTGGAGACGATAATATTTGGATAAAAGGTATATTAGCTAATATTGCCGATAAACCATGGCGCACAGGCTCCAATTACAAAGCTAAAGTATTAGCGGGGCGAGAAAAAGAAGGGCAAAAAGCTGGCGATGTGGTTACAGGTGAAATAAGTACGATACGACAAGTTCAACATGACAATCCGTTAATGTTTAACGGCAAAGTATCAGTATTGGTTGGCCCCTATACTTATTCATCATCAATTTTGTTTATGAACGTAATACAAGATTATGGCTTTGGCGAATTAGTTGGTGATAAAACGGGGGGAAAAAGTGGCCAAACTGGTGGCACGCAATACCTTACATTAACGCATTCAAACTTGCTGGCAGTGGTTCCTCGCTTTTTGCTGAGTCGACCTAAAGGAGGTCATAATTTAGAACGCTCTACTTTAGATATTCAAATTGATTATGACCAAACCAAGCCCAGCGAATTAATTACCAAATTATTAGTGCAACAATAA